The genome window GCCGCGGGCTCGTTGGCCGCGATGATATGGGCGGCCATGTCGATGATCAGGGCCGGTTCTGCGCAGGCCGTGAGCAGGCCGCGGGTGTTGTTGTCTATGCCGACATAGGAGCGGTTGTTGTTTTCAGGCTTCATGGCGACTCTTTCGCGAATGTTCGGATACGTCGTTCTACTACGTTCGCGGGCGGGGAAAAGCAACCGGCGTCCGCGACATCGCTGCTTCTTGATGTTTTCAAGGCTTGCGGTATCGTACCCGCATGCAGCATACCGCTTCCAACCATACGATGCGATTATTACTCTTTTTAACAGGTTCGCGGAGGCCGTGATGGATTTGCAGGGAACCGTCATACGTCCCCCCAGCGAGGCCGGGAGCATTCTGCTGCAGGTTTCCCTCGGGTGCACCCATGGAAAATGCGCCTTTTGCGGCGCCTATCTGGACAAACCCTTTGCCATCAAGGACCGGCAAACCGTGAGCGCGGATATTGAGTTCGCCGCTGCCCGGTGCCGGGGAATCCGAAAAGTCTTCTTGTGCGACGGCGACGCCCTGTCCCTGCCCCAGAAGCGACTGGAGGGTATCCTTGGGGAAATCCAGGAAAAGCTGCCCTGGGTGACGAGGGTTGCCGCCTATGGCAACGCCCGGGGGCTGCGCCGGAAAAGTGATGCGGAGCTGCGCAGGCTGCGGCGGCTCGGCCTGGGAAAGGTCTACATGGGACTAGAGTCGGGAGACGATGTCACGCTGGCGGTCATGAACAAGAAAAGCACCGCCGTTTCCATGGTGGAGCAGGGGCAGCGGGCCGTGGCCGCAGGATTCAATCTCAATGTCACGGTCATCAACGGGCTCGCCGGGGTCGAGCGTTCCCTGGTGCATGCCCGGGAAACGGCGCGGATTCTGAACCTCATGCAGCCGCATCAGGTGGCGGCCTTGAGCCTGATGCTCGTGCCCGGAACGCCCCTGCACCGGCGGTGGCAGAGCGGGGAGTTCGTGCTGCCCGACGCCCGGGGGATGCTGGTGGAGCTTCGCGAGATGGTTGCCGGGCTGGAATTGAAAAAGGGATTGTTCCTGGCCAACCACGCCTCAAATTATCTCCCGGTGCGGGCGCGTCTGCCCCGGGACAAGGCCAGGACGTTACTGGCCCTGGACGCAGCGCTGGACGGGGAATTGGCCCTCAAGCCCGAAGGACTGCGGGGGTTGTAGGTTTTCTCGCCTAATGAGGCGTGCTGCTCGAATAGTCCGTCCCGAAAAAGGAATCGGCCCAGGTAAAGGCGTGCTGGTAGCTCACCGCCACCGTGCCCGGCAGCAGGTTGAGGGCGCGTGCGGTATGCCCCACCTCTTCCCAGTTGGAGTTCTCGATGGCAAAGGCCAGCCGGAGCCACTCGGAATATTCGTTTTCCGCCCCGCACAATGCCTTCTTGAGGGAATCGTCAATGGGCAGGTGCTTGACCACTTCCTTCATTTCCATGTCGAACATGGCGTCCAGCAGCGAGAACAGCCCGAGCATGAACAATTTGTCGGAGATGTTCTCATAGCCGCCGCCCAAGGCGGCCGTTTCGAAAAGCTTGGCCCGGTGCGCGGAAAGGTAGGTAAGTTCGCGACTCTTTTCCGAAGGGGTCAGGTCCGTGAGAATGACCACCCTCAGCCAGTTGCGGATGGGTTTCCAGCCAGCCAGGACCACAGCCTGCTTGATGGAGGTGATGGTGGTGGCGAAGCCGAAACTGGCTGAATTGAGGAAGCCCAGCAAACGGTAGCTGATGGAGACGTCCGCCTCCACGGCCTGGGCCAGGGCGTCGAAGTCCGGTTCGTCCCGTTCGATGATTTCGAAAAGCTTGAGCCGGGTGATCTCATTGGAGGAGATCTTTCGGGCCGAGTCCACCTCAGGCTTCTTGTAATAGAATCCGTGGAAGAGGCTGCACCCACTCTTTTTGGCCATGCGCTGCACGTCGATGTTTTCCACGCGCTTGGCCATCAGTTTGGCATTGCCGTGTTCCTTGGCTTTTTTGACCAACGCGGCCAGGTCTCCCTGGTTTTTATCGAGCAGGTCCACGATGAGGATGTCCGCAGCCTTGTAGAGCTCTTCCTTGTCCGGAAGTCCCTGGTAGTTGTTGATGGCCACCTTGTAGCCTTCTTCGCGAATGGATTGCAGTGCGTCGACGAGCTCGGGGGAGACGTCCTCGTTTTCTTCCAGGACAATGACCCCGCAGTCCGAACGCATGGCCCGGTGAATGCCCTTGATGATGGATTCGGCCGGGAAATGGACCATGACGCCGGCGTCAGGTGAGGTGCCCAGGTTGCACATGGGCATGTTGGCGAGCACGCGCATGGTCGCTTCCGAGTTGTCGGTGAAGCTGGCCGAGGTGGCGTGCTGGCTGTCCCGGAAAAGGAGCATGTATCCCCAAGTCTTGCCCACTTCGTCAAAAATCGGCTGACGGGCGATGAACACGTTTTCGTATGTTCTTTCCTGATCCATCCTCGAAACTCCTTCCAGTTAGACTCAATGGGGCATAGTGCATTGATATTGCCCCACATTGAAGGGAGCGTCAATGCTGGGGGCCATGGTCTGGGGTGATGTCGTCTTGAGTGGGAAAAGACTGAAATTCTCACGGAATCGCTTTGCACTTTGATTGTGTTGTACTATTGTGCCCCAAGAGGTGACCGGGTGGTCACTTTTATGCAGGAATGGAGGAGCATATGAGTACCGGCAAGGCCATCCGCCTGGAACGTATCATCAACAGGAATACAGGGCGCACGTTCATCGTACCCATGGATCACGGGGTCACGGTGGGCCCACTGGAAGGAATCCGCGACATAAGGGCCGCGGTGGCGGCCATTGCCGAGGGAGGGGCCGATGCGGGGCTTGTCCACAAGGGCATTGCCAGGCTCGGGCACCGAGGCTCCGGCAGGGATCTCGGCCTGATCATACATCTTTCCGCCTGTACCTCCCTGAGTCCCTCCGCCAATACCAAGGTCTTGGTGGGCACTGTGGAGGAGGCGCTCAAGCTCGGGGCGGACGGTGTCAGCATCCATGTGAACATCGGAGATGAAAACGAGCCTTCCATGCTGGCGGATTTCGGGCGTATCGCCGCCTCGGCCGCGGAATGGGGCGTTCCGCTCCTGGCCATGGTTTATGCCCGGGGGCCCAAGGTGGCCAACGAATTCGACCCGGATGCGGTGGCGCACTGTGCGCGGGTGGGGGCCGAACTGGGGGCTGATATCATCAAGGTGCATTACAGCGGCAGCGTGGAAAGTTTTTCCCGTGTAGTGCAGGGTGCTGGCGGAGTTCCCGTGGTGATTGCCGGGGGCGAACGCACGGACAGTGTGCGCTCTTTTTTGGACATGGTCCGGGACGCATTGGATGCCGGGGCATCCGGCCTCTCTGTGGGCAGGAACGTTTTTCAGCATCCGGATCCGCGCGCCCTGGCGACCGTGCTGCGACGTCTTGTGCATGAGGACATGGCCGTGGACGAGGCCCTGAACGGGGTCTCCGGAGTGGTCTGATTCAGCAATCCTTGTTTTGATGTATTTTTTCCCGGGGAGCGGCGTCCGCTCCCTTTTTTTGTTCCCTGGCGCATTGGTCCCGGTTCATGAGCACGGCTTCGGAAACCTTGAATCCCTTTTGCGCCAAATGCCGCGCCTTGGGCAGGCTTCCCGAGCGGCCCGGCAAGCATATGAATATCATCGGCATACCACTGCATCCTCGTGTTTACTGCCGCAGCCCTCGCGGAGTGCGGTTTTCTGAGAGGAGGCCCACCCCTTGTCGGCCCTGCCGTGGAAATACGTTCGCCCATAGGGAAAAGTCCAGCAAAATATCTAAAAAACTTATATAATTCAAGCTATTTGTGTTTGCTGAGGCAGAAAAATATCTTATAAATATTTTGTCCTGCACAGGAGGTGATAGTAAAGCGAATTTTATAGATAGATTTATCTATAAAATAGAGCACAAAAAATGATTTCTCCCCATCGGGTTGCTGGTCGGAGTTGTGGCGTCGGCTACGCCTGGGGCGTTTCCTGAGAGGGGCGGAAAATGAACACGGGCAGTTCCGCCTGGGAAGTCCATTCGCTGCCGCGCTTGGTGGTCACGGACAGGACGTGTCTGCCTTCCTGGGTCACGGCCAGGCCCGGGAGCTGGAAATTGAGTTTGTGGAGCATGGTACCCGGACTGGCCACTTCCTGCACCCCGAGGGTTTCGATTTTCCCGTCCGGGTGGGTCAGCTGCAGGGCCACGGTAAAGGGTTCCGCGTCTTCAAGTTCCCACATGCTCCCCACATACAGGGGTGGGAGGGTGGCCGGCAGGTTCTGGACCACGGCGTGTTCTATGGAACGGATAAAGGAGGTGGCCCCGGTTTCCCGGTCCACAATGACGTCGCTACAGATAAGGGCGTAAAGCAGTCGTGCCATGCTCTTTCCTTTGGTGGGTTATTTTCTGGTCATGTCGCTCCACGCCCATACCACGTTGCCGCCGATGGCGCGGGTGATGTCCCCGTCGTAATCGCGTTCGAGCCTGTAGGTCATGGGCGGGAATTCCTTGCTGTTGTCGGAATAGAAAATCAGTTCGATGTCGTCGTCCAGGCGCTTGGTGTTGACCCGCTTGACCATGACGCCGCCTTCCTGACCGGGCTCGCAGACGAGCATGATCTTTCCGGCCGGGGTGGGGTCTCGGTCGTTGCGGTCCACGAGGACGATATCCCCTGGGTGCAGGGTCGGGACCATGGACATCTCGTTCTTGCCCACCTGGACCGCCACCAGGTTGGAGCGGAACCGCACGGATTCGTGGTGCCGCCAGACCAGCACCCAGCTTTCGATCTTGTCTTCGGGGATCAGGCCCGGGCCGGCGGCAACAGGGGATGCGGCCAGGGGGACGGCCAGGTAGTCCTCCGGAACCGGGTCAAAGGATTCCTCGCCGCTGGAAAGCTTGGTGGGCGAAACAAAACAGACTTCCATGGCCGCGTCCGCCGGTTCGTCGGGGAAGGACACCGCCGCGTCAAGCCCGTCAAGGATCTTGCCCAGGGAGTCGGCATTGAGTCCGCGCTCCCGCTTGAGAAAGCGGTTCAGTTGCGAAGGGTCCACTCCCAGTTCGTCGGCCATGCGTTTGTTGTTGGAGAATCGCCGTCCTTTTCCCACTCGGGCCAGAAGCGCTTCGCGCACATCATCGGTGAAGCCCATGTATGCTCCCTTATTCGAGAATTCTTCAGTAGGGTTAATCATATTTTTGGAAGAATGTCTAAAGCTTTTTGTCAAAACCTATTGACTAACAAATAGACATTTGGCTAATAATGAAACTGCGTGAGGGCACAACCCGTGGAGGAATTATGTTGCCAGTAGTGGAAATAACACGACTTGAGGAAGGTGAAGCGGGTACCATCGGCGCGCTTCGATTAAACAAACAATTGATATGTCTGACTCTTGAGCCTCCCGACAGGGAAAACGCCAGAAATGTGTCAAGTGTTCCGGCACAGCAGTATCGCTGCTCCAGGGTCCGTTCCCCGAAATTCGGGGAGACGTTCGAGGTCAACGACGTGCCGGGGCGTTCCTCCGTGCTCTTTCATCCGGGGAACGTGGTGGAGGATACCCGGGGGTGTTTTCTTCTCGGCCGGCATGTGGGCGCGCTGCGCGGTCGACGGGCCCTGATGGCCTCGGGCGAGGCTTTTCGGGAGTTTCTGGCCCTGCTGGAGGGCGTGGATTCGTTTCATCTGACCATACGTGAAGAGTATTAGGGGGCTTTGATGCAACAGCATATATGCCTGAAGGGCGCAAAGGACATTTGCTATGCGGTGGGAGAGAATCCCAAGGAAATAACCTCGCTGGTGAAATTGCACGGGTTGCCCGCCTGGAAGCGGGCCAATCGGGGGCAGTGGCGGGCTCTGCCCGAGGATCTGCGGCGCTGGGTGCGGGCTCAGCGGGACAAGAATATTGGCCGGTATCTGTATGGCGAGATCAGCTGATGTTTTAGGAGACCTGGTGGCGTATGCTCCAGGAGCCATTGATGCCGTCCGGCCTGAGGTCGGGCGGCATTTCTATTCTGACGCCGTTGCCGTCGGTTCGGCCGGTAAGGTGCATGTCGGCGGCGCGGAACGACTGTTCCATGCGCTGTATCCGGAGCAGGGTGTCGGGTGGCGGTGTTTTGGCGGAGCGCAGGGGCAGGGGGGGGCGAATTTTCGCGGCTCGTGTCTGTAATTCGACTTTCTTTTCTGGTGAATGTTTGACAAATGACTTTTCAAAATGAGTTCTTTCGGGAGTTATGTTTGCCGGATGACTTTTTTGTCGTGGTAGTTCCGTGGTGCCCAGCATGGCTACTTCCATAATTATGGGCTCGGGGGCGGTTTCCAGCGTGGGGCTGGGCAGGGGGGCGATACGAAGGGTTTTCAGGGGGGCGGCGGGCGTATTTTGCTCGGCCAGCAGGGTTGTCTGCGGCTCCTCAGCCTTGTTTCGATCCGTGTCCGGACCTATGAACCAGGCCAGTTTTTCCTTGATGACCATGTCCGGGGTCTTGTTGTTGGCTGCCAGCTCATAGGTGTATTCGCCCACGGTGTACACCGTGCCGATATACTGGGCCGGGCCCGTGAGCACGAAACCGCTGGCCCCCAGCAGGGCGCTGAGCACGAGGCAGCCGGAGAGCGGCAGCACGGTCGTGGCTATGAGTGCGCAGTTGCGCAGGGTGCTCCACTTCATGCCCCCATGACAGCAAAAGCCATGCCCCGTGCGGGATTCGGCAGAAAACCGAAGGGTTGCGAATGCTCTTTATTTGCCCCGGAGGCTCGACTGTCGAAGGCTTGACGCCTGCTTGTTGGTGACCAGGAATGTCAGCCCATAGACCGAGTCCAACAGGTTCCCCCGTGATGGGGAGAGATTGTAGAGCTCCTTGCCCGGTTCCAGCGAAGTGATGACTGTCCGTCCGATGACGTGGCGGCCCTCGTCACCGAACATGAATTGGGTTTTGACGCCCCACATGGTCTGGAAGACCACGGGTTCCCCGTCGCGCTCCCCGATGTAGAGCATGATGTGGCCCGGCGAACGGATCAGGGTCAGGAACGGGATGCCGTGTTCTCTCAGCGCCCGTTTCTTGTTGGCGCGACCGAGGCCCTTGAGCTCCGTGATGCTTCCTTCGTTATATTGCTGGCTGGAATTCCTGGGCAGGTAGATGCCGAAGGGGGCCATGAGGTCCATGAGGGTTGCGGAGCAGTCCCTGTCTTCATACAGGCCCCCCAGCCGTAAGGCCGCCCGAGCATGGCGTTGGCCAGCTTGGCAAAGGTGCGCGGGGTGGCGGGCAGGGGCATGAGCTCGGCATCCGTGCGGCAGATGTCCGCCTCCACGGCCACGGCGTTTCCCTGGGCGTCGCGGACGGGAATAAGGGTTTTGAAACAGCCGTTGTCCGGGCGTTGCGCCAGGGGCAAGACCGTGCCGATGTTGGCGGTGAACCGGAATCGGTCCTGGATGTCGCGTACCGGAACCTCATCCCTGGTGACGGCGATCATGGCCGGGGCGTTGAAGGCGTTCATGAATTCGCTGTCGGTCCAGGCGATGTCGCGTACCGGCACCCAGCCGAAGGTGAACCGGGATTCCACGAACACCCATTGCCCGCTTTTGCTGATGTGCTCGGCCCGGAGCGGAGTTCCCGCCAGCACCTGGGAGTTCTGCATGTAGTCGAAGGGAAAGCCTTCGCCGGGCTTCCGGAAGTCCCAGAACACGGGTTCCCGGGTGGGCAGGCTGCGCATGCTCGTGTTGGTCACGGCGATGCAGGGGCGGCTCATGCTCGGATAGGCGTCCTTTCGTGCCTCTTCGGCCACCATCCGCATCCATTCCGGATTCCGTTTCAGGGTGTTTTGTCCGAAGATTTCCTTGTTCGAATAGTGCGTCAGCGCCCAGTAGGCCGCGTCCTCCTTCACGGGCTGGAAGTCCGGAGCCCAGGGGCCGTAATGTTTGCGTAGGAACCGTGCGTACATCCCGGCCTGAAGCCCGGGGGAAAGCAGCGGCGCATCGGCGTCGAGGCCGTGGTAGGCGCCTGCGTCCTGGGGCAGGGTGTCCAGGTCGCGGATCATGCCCGGCCTGGGCATGGCGCAGGCGGAAACTAGCAGAATGGACAGCAGGCAGAAGGCATTACAAATATGTTTCATGATTACCTCACGGTACATAAGGGACGAAATCCGGAGTGCTGTCAATGGTCAGCCGAAAACCGCCCCTCTTAGAACCCGAAGCGCAGATAATCCTTGTCGCGGCGGTTGATGAACTGGATATAGCGGTACTGGCCCTTGATCTGGGCCTCCTCCACCATCTTGTATCCCAGGTCCTTGCAGGCCCGGCATGCGCCTTGGGGCACCTCGATGCCCAGGCAGAGCGGGTTGTTGGTGGACCTGGTCTCGTATTTCATGAGCCCCCGGCAATGCGGGCACTGGTAGACCATTTCTATCTGGGCCTCGGAAATGCCGTCCGTATCGTAGTAGATGTCCTTGTGGCGGATGAACCAGTCACCGGAGATGATGCCCTGCTTGGATTTTTCCGAGCCGTCGAAGGGGGGCGGGGTAAAGTAGAGCTCGGGCAGGGCTTCGCAGAGCTGCTCGATGTAGGCGGTGGTGCGCGCGTCCTGCTTCCACTGCTCCGGGCTGTAGTCGGGTTCGCGCACCTGGGAGTAGTCCACCCCGGCCATGGCCAGGCAGATGCCCAGGTTCACGTAGGGCAGGGCCCCCTGGATGGCGTATCCGCCTTCGAGCACGGCGATGTCCGGCTGCAGGATTTCGTTCAGGGCGGCGTATCCCTGGGCCGAGAAATTCATGTTCGTGATGGGGTCGGTGAAGTGGTTGTCCTGCCCGGCCGAGTTGATGATCAGGTCCGGCTTGAAGTCCTCCAGGATGGGCATGACGATGCGTTCCAGTGCCATAAGGAACCCTTCGTCCGAGGTGTTGGGCGGCAGGGGGATGTTCAGGGTCCGGCCCATGGCCGCGGGGCCGCCCAGGTCCTGCGGGAAGCCCGTGCCCGGGTACAGGGTTCGGCCGTCCTGGTGCATGGAGATGAACAGGGTGTCCGGATCGTGCCAGTAGACGTCCTGGGTGCCGTCGCCGTGGTGGCAGTCCGTGTCGATGATGGCGACGCGCTTGGGCCCGTAGTGCTCCCGGATCCATTCGATCATGACCGCTTCGATGTTGATGGTGCAGAAACCGCGCGAGCCGTGCACCACCTTCATGGCGTGGTGGCCCGGGGGGCGCACCAGGGCGAAGCTTTTCCGCCGTTCGCCGGTCATGACCAGCTCTGCGGCGCGGATGGCCCCGCCCGCGGAAACGAGATGGGAGCGGGTGACTACGGAGCTGGTTTCCGGGAAGCAGAAATGCACGCGTTCGATATCCTCTGTCTCGGCCACTCCTGGTTTGTATTCGCCGATGCCCTCGATGTCGAAGATCCCTTCCTCGCGAAGTTGGTCCTGGGTATAGAGCAGTCGTTCCTCCCGCTCCGGGTGGGTGGGCGAGATGGACCAGTCAAAGGCCGGGAAAAAAATGATGCCGAGTGTGTTTTCTGCCTTGAGCATGAAGTTCTCCTGATACCGGGCCTAGGAGGCGATCTTGCGCACCACGCCGGGACGGACCTGGCATTTGACGCGGATGTTTCGGCCCACCATGTCGTATCCCTTGACCATGTTGAAGCTGGACGAACTGGTGATCTGCGCGTCCTCGGGCTTCAGGAACACGCCCAGCTTGTCCAGGTGGATGGTCAGGTTGTTGACCGCGTCCTTGCGAGCGTCCTTTTCCGTGTAGGATGTGGGGATGTTTTCGCGGTGGGAAAGGGAAGGGATGAACAGCACATGGCGTTCGGTGTCGGCAAAGAGCTCCAGTTCCCAGGTTGTGCGGGTCAGGGCCGCGCCGATGGCGTTGGCCACCGAATAGTTGGAGGGCACGTCCGTGGACAGGCGGAACTGCTTGAACAGGTCGGCTTTCATGGCCTCGGCAGGGCCACCCATGAGGTAGACCTTGCGGGGCACGACCCGTTTGCCCTCCAGGAGCTCGTGGATGGTGTACACGGGCTTGGAGTTGATTTCGTCCACCAGCTCCCGCGTGGCCTTGTGAATGGCTCTGGCCGCATATTCCACGGCGGTTTCCGCCAGTTTTTCCGGGGAAAGGGAGTGCTTTTCCGCAAAGTCGGCAATGGCCTTTTTCGAGGCCTCCATATTGCCCAGGGCGCAGGCCCCGGTGCAGTTGAGCGCGTCGGTGAGGGTGGGGCGCTGGCCTCCCTGGCACACGGACGGGCCGAGCCGGTGGGGGCCGACCCGGATTTCCTCGCCGATGACCGAAATGGCTGAATCGCCGCCAATGCCGATGGACTTGACCTTCAGCGCCTGGACCAGGGTGGGGTGCGACCC of Salidesulfovibrio onnuriiensis contains these proteins:
- a CDS encoding S24 family peptidase codes for the protein MGFTDDVREALLARVGKGRRFSNNKRMADELGVDPSQLNRFLKRERGLNADSLGKILDGLDAAVSFPDEPADAAMEVCFVSPTKLSSGEESFDPVPEDYLAVPLAASPVAAGPGLIPEDKIESWVLVWRHHESVRFRSNLVAVQVGKNEMSMVPTLHPGDIVLVDRNDRDPTPAGKIMLVCEPGQEGGVMVKRVNTKRLDDDIELIFYSDNSKEFPPMTYRLERDYDGDITRAIGGNVVWAWSDMTRK
- a CDS encoding radical SAM protein translates to MDLQGTVIRPPSEAGSILLQVSLGCTHGKCAFCGAYLDKPFAIKDRQTVSADIEFAAARCRGIRKVFLCDGDALSLPQKRLEGILGEIQEKLPWVTRVAAYGNARGLRRKSDAELRRLRRLGLGKVYMGLESGDDVTLAVMNKKSTAVSMVEQGQRAVAAGFNLNVTVINGLAGVERSLVHARETARILNLMQPHQVAALSLMLVPGTPLHRRWQSGEFVLPDARGMLVELREMVAGLELKKGLFLANHASNYLPVRARLPRDKARTLLALDAALDGELALKPEGLRGL
- a CDS encoding DNA-binding protein codes for the protein MQQHICLKGAKDICYAVGENPKEITSLVKLHGLPAWKRANRGQWRALPEDLRRWVRAQRDKNIGRYLYGEIS
- a CDS encoding EAL and HDOD domain-containing protein translates to MDQERTYENVFIARQPIFDEVGKTWGYMLLFRDSQHATSASFTDNSEATMRVLANMPMCNLGTSPDAGVMVHFPAESIIKGIHRAMRSDCGVIVLEENEDVSPELVDALQSIREEGYKVAINNYQGLPDKEELYKAADILIVDLLDKNQGDLAALVKKAKEHGNAKLMAKRVENIDVQRMAKKSGCSLFHGFYYKKPEVDSARKISSNEITRLKLFEIIERDEPDFDALAQAVEADVSISYRLLGFLNSASFGFATTITSIKQAVVLAGWKPIRNWLRVVILTDLTPSEKSRELTYLSAHRAKLFETAALGGGYENISDKLFMLGLFSLLDAMFDMEMKEVVKHLPIDDSLKKALCGAENEYSEWLRLAFAIENSNWEEVGHTARALNLLPGTVAVSYQHAFTWADSFFGTDYSSSTPH
- a CDS encoding histone deacetylase family protein yields the protein MLKAENTLGIIFFPAFDWSISPTHPEREERLLYTQDQLREEGIFDIEGIGEYKPGVAETEDIERVHFCFPETSSVVTRSHLVSAGGAIRAAELVMTGERRKSFALVRPPGHHAMKVVHGSRGFCTINIEAVMIEWIREHYGPKRVAIIDTDCHHGDGTQDVYWHDPDTLFISMHQDGRTLYPGTGFPQDLGGPAAMGRTLNIPLPPNTSDEGFLMALERIVMPILEDFKPDLIINSAGQDNHFTDPITNMNFSAQGYAALNEILQPDIAVLEGGYAIQGALPYVNLGICLAMAGVDYSQVREPDYSPEQWKQDARTTAYIEQLCEALPELYFTPPPFDGSEKSKQGIISGDWFIRHKDIYYDTDGISEAQIEMVYQCPHCRGLMKYETRSTNNPLCLGIEVPQGACRACKDLGYKMVEEAQIKGQYRYIQFINRRDKDYLRFGF
- a CDS encoding NlpC/P60 family protein, with the translated sequence MDLMAPFGIYLPRNSSQQYNEGSITELKGLGRANKKRALREHGIPFLTLIRSPGHIMLYIGERDGEPVVFQTMWGVKTQFMFGDEGRHVIGRTVITSLEPGKELYNLSPSRGNLLDSVYGLTFLVTNKQASSLRQSSLRGK
- a CDS encoding DUF5675 family protein, which produces MLPVVEITRLEEGEAGTIGALRLNKQLICLTLEPPDRENARNVSSVPAQQYRCSRVRSPKFGETFEVNDVPGRSSVLFHPGNVVEDTRGCFLLGRHVGALRGRRALMASGEAFREFLALLEGVDSFHLTIREEY
- a CDS encoding SH3 domain-containing protein; amino-acid sequence: MKHICNAFCLLSILLVSACAMPRPGMIRDLDTLPQDAGAYHGLDADAPLLSPGLQAGMYARFLRKHYGPWAPDFQPVKEDAAYWALTHYSNKEIFGQNTLKRNPEWMRMVAEEARKDAYPSMSRPCIAVTNTSMRSLPTREPVFWDFRKPGEGFPFDYMQNSQVLAGTPLRAEHISKSGQWVFVESRFTFGWVPVRDIAWTDSEFMNAFNAPAMIAVTRDEVPVRDIQDRFRFTANIGTVLPLAQRPDNGCFKTLIPVRDAQGNAVAVEADICRTDAELMPLPATPRTFAKLANAMLGRPYGWGACMKTGTAPQPSWTSWPPSASTCPGIPASNITKEASRSSRASVAPTRNGR
- a CDS encoding 2-amino-3,7-dideoxy-D-threo-hept-6-ulosonate synthase: MSTGKAIRLERIINRNTGRTFIVPMDHGVTVGPLEGIRDIRAAVAAIAEGGADAGLVHKGIARLGHRGSGRDLGLIIHLSACTSLSPSANTKVLVGTVEEALKLGADGVSIHVNIGDENEPSMLADFGRIAASAAEWGVPLLAMVYARGPKVANEFDPDAVAHCARVGAELGADIIKVHYSGSVESFSRVVQGAGGVPVVIAGGERTDSVRSFLDMVRDALDAGASGLSVGRNVFQHPDPRALATVLRRLVHEDMAVDEALNGVSGVV